From the Dama dama isolate Ldn47 chromosome 24, ASM3311817v1, whole genome shotgun sequence genome, one window contains:
- the HYAL2 gene encoding hyaluronidase-2 produces the protein MWTGLGPAVTLALVLAVAWATELKPTAPPIFTGRPFVVAWDVPTQDCGPRHKMPLDPKDMKAFDVQASPNEGFVNQNITIFYRDRLGMYPHFNSVGRSVHGGVPQNGSLWVHLEMLKGHVERYIRTQEPAGLAVIDWEDWRPVWVRNWQDKDVYRRLSRQLVASRHPDWPPERVVKEAQYEFEFAARQFMLETLRFVKAFRPRHLWGFYLFPDCYNHDYVQNWETYTGRCPDVEVSRNDQLAWLWAESTALFPSVYLEETLASSTHGRNFVSFRVQEALRVADVHHANHALPVYVFTRPTYSRGLTGLSEMDLISTIGESAALGAAGVILWGDAGFTTSNETCWRLKDYLTRSLVPYVVNVSWAAQYCSWAQCHGHGRCVRRDPNAHTFLHLSASSFRLVPSHAPDEPRLRPEGELSWADRNHLQTHFRCQCYLGWGGEQCQWDRRRAAGGASGAWAGSHLTGLLAVAVLAFTWTS, from the exons ATGTGGACAGGCCTGGGCCCCGCCGTCACACTGGCCCTGGTGTTGGCGGTGGCATGGGCCACGGAGCTGAAGCCCACAGCACCACCCATCTTCACGGGCCGGCCCTTTGTGGTCGCATGGGATGTGCCCACACAGGACTGTGGCCCCCGCCACAAGATGCCATTGGACCCAAAGGACATGAAGGCCTTTGATGTGCAGGCCTCACCTAACGAGGGTTTTGTAAATCAGAACATCACCATCTTCTACCGTGACCGGCTGGGCATGTATCCACACTTCAATTCGGTGGGGAGGTCAGTGCATGGTGGTGTGCCACAGAATGGCAGCCTCTGGGTACACCTGGAGATGCTGAAGGGACATGTGGAACGCTATATTCGTAcacaggagcctgcagggctggcAGTCATCGACTGGGAGGACTGGCGGCCAGTGTGGGTGCGCAACTGGCAGGACAAGGATGTGTACCGCCGATTATCACGCCAGTTGGTGGCCAGTCGCCACCCCGATTGGCCACCAGAGCGCGTAGTCAAGGAGGCACAGTATGAGTTTGAGTTCGCTGCACGGCAGTTCATGCTGGAGACACTGCGATTTGTCAAGGCATTTCGGCCTCGGCACCTATGGGGCTTCTACCTCTTCCCTGACTGTTACAACCATGATTATGTGCAGAACTGGGAGACCTATACAGGCCGCTGCCCTGATGTTGAGGTCTCCCGAAATGACCAGCTGGCCTGGCTCTGGGCCGAGAGTACGGCCTTGTTCCCCTCTGTCTACCTGGAAGAGACACTGGCTTCCTCCACTCACGGCCGCAACTTCGTCAGCTTCCGTGTCCAGGAGGCTCTTCGCGTGGCTGACGTCCATCATGCCAACCATGCACTCCCAGTCTACGTCTTCACGAGGCCCACCTATAGCCGTGGACTCACAGGGCTTAGCGAG ATGGATCTCATTTCCACCATTGGTGAGAGTGCTGCCCTGGGTGCAGCCGGCGTTATCCTCTGGGGTGACGCAGGGTTTACCACCAGCAAC GAGACCTGCTGGCGCCTCAAGGATTATCTGACTCGGTCGCTGGTACCCTATGTCGTCAATGTGTCCTGGGCTGCCCAGTACTGCAGCTGGGCCCAGTGCCACGGCCATGGGCGCTGTGTGCGCCGGGACCCCAACGCTCACACCTTCCTGCACCTCAGTGCCAGCAGCTTCCGTCTAGTGCCTAGCCATGCACCTGATGAGCCACGGCTGCGACCAGAGGGGGAACTCAGTTGGGCCGACCGCAACCACCTGCAGACGCACTTTCGCTGCCAGTGCTACTTAGGCTGGGGCGGTGAGCAATGCCAGTGGGACCGCAGGCGGGCAGCTGGTGGTGCCAGTGGGGCCTGGGCTGGGTCCCACCTCACTGGCCTGCTGGCAGTGGCAGTCCTGGCCTTCACCTGGACTTCGTAA
- the NAA80 gene encoding N-alpha-acetyltransferase 80 isoform X3, translated as MQVGPILSTRPAQLTLNPACQPEVTLRSNLAKPTLDPAHQPELTLSPRLAELTLVFTCHPEMTLSSGSAQLILDPARQPEETPVPNLVELTLEPVHCRPELLDACADLINEQWPRSRASRLHSLGQSSDAFPLCLMLLSPRPTSEAAPIVVGHARLSRVLDRPQSLLVETVVVARALRGRGFGRRLMEGLEAFARARGFCRLHLTTHDQLHFYAHLGYRLGEPVQGLVFTSRRLPATLLNAFPRTPFPRSPCKAPSLTAQAAPKVPKGSSLLPPPPLPEPPTTLPPPPTGPPPQSPLETQYQDLRGRPIFWMEKDI; from the exons ATGCAG GTGGGGCCGATCCTGAGTACCCGCCCAGCCCAACTGACTCTGAATCCTGCATGCCAGCCAGAGGTGACCCTGAGATCCAACCTGGCCAAGCCGACCCTGGATCCTGCACACCAGCCAGAGCTGACCCTGAGCCCCAGGCTAGCTGAGCTGACCCTGGTTTTCACATGCCATCCAGAGATGACCCTCAGTTCTGGCTCAGCTCAGCTGATCCTGGATCCTGCACGCCAGCCAGAGGAGACCCCAGTCCCCAACCTGGTTGAGctgaccctggagcctgtgcactGCCGACCCGAGCTCCTGGATGCCTGTGCCGACCTCATCAACGAGCAGTGGCCCCGCAGCCGCGCCTCCCGCCTCCACTCCTTGGGCCAGTCCTCAGACGCCTTTCCTCTCTGCTTGATGCTGCTAAGCCCCCGACCCACATCAGAGGCAGCCCCCATTGTGGTGGGCCATGCCCGCCTGTCCCGGGTGCTGGACCGGCCCCAGAGCCTGCTAGTGGAGACCGTGGTGGTGGCCCGGGCACTGAGGGGCCGTGGCTTTGGCCGCCGTCTCATGGAGGGCCTTGAAGCCTTTGCTCGGGCCCGGGGCTTCTGCCGGCTACACCTCACCACCCATGACCAGCTGCACTTTTACGCCCATCTGGGCTACCGGCTGGGTGAGCCAGTGCAGGGCCTGGTCTTCACCAGCCGGCGACTGCCTGCCACCCTGCTCAATGCCTTCCCCAGGACCCCCTTTCCCCGGTCACCCTGCAAGGCCCCTAGCCTGACTGCCCAAGCTGCCCCAAAAGTCCCCAAGGGCTCATCGTTGctgccaccccctcccctgcctgAACCCCCGACCACCTTACCCCCACCTCCAACAGGGCCCCCTCCACAAAGTCCCCTAGAGACACAATACCAAGACCTGAGAGGACGCCCCATATTCTGGATGGAGAAAGACATCTGA
- the NAA80 gene encoding N-alpha-acetyltransferase 80 isoform X4 codes for MTLAPSLTQLGLDPTCRRELTLSPDRGMLIHSLDPVHQVGPILSTRPAQLTLNPACQPEVTLRSNLAKPTLDPAHQPELTLSPRLAELTLVFTCHPEMTLSSGSAQLILDPARQPEETPVPNLVELTLEPVHCRPELLDACADLINEQWPRSRASRLHSLGQSSDAFPLCLMLLSPRPTSEAAPIVVGHARLSRVLDRPQSLLVETVVVARALRGRGFGRRLMEGLEAFARARGFCRLHLTTHDQLHFYAHLGYRLGEPVQGLVFTSRRLPATLLNAFPRTPFPRSPCKAPSLTAQAAPKVPKGSSLLPPPPLPEPPTTLPPPPTGPPPQSPLETQYQDLRGRPIFWMEKDI; via the coding sequence ATGACCCTGGCTCCCAGCCTGACTCAGCTGGGCCTGGATCCTACATGTAGGCGAGAACTGACTCTGAGCCCTGACCGAGGCATGCTGATCCATAGCCTAGACCCTGTGCACCAGGTGGGGCCGATCCTGAGTACCCGCCCAGCCCAACTGACTCTGAATCCTGCATGCCAGCCAGAGGTGACCCTGAGATCCAACCTGGCCAAGCCGACCCTGGATCCTGCACACCAGCCAGAGCTGACCCTGAGCCCCAGGCTAGCTGAGCTGACCCTGGTTTTCACATGCCATCCAGAGATGACCCTCAGTTCTGGCTCAGCTCAGCTGATCCTGGATCCTGCACGCCAGCCAGAGGAGACCCCAGTCCCCAACCTGGTTGAGctgaccctggagcctgtgcactGCCGACCCGAGCTCCTGGATGCCTGTGCCGACCTCATCAACGAGCAGTGGCCCCGCAGCCGCGCCTCCCGCCTCCACTCCTTGGGCCAGTCCTCAGACGCCTTTCCTCTCTGCTTGATGCTGCTAAGCCCCCGACCCACATCAGAGGCAGCCCCCATTGTGGTGGGCCATGCCCGCCTGTCCCGGGTGCTGGACCGGCCCCAGAGCCTGCTAGTGGAGACCGTGGTGGTGGCCCGGGCACTGAGGGGCCGTGGCTTTGGCCGCCGTCTCATGGAGGGCCTTGAAGCCTTTGCTCGGGCCCGGGGCTTCTGCCGGCTACACCTCACCACCCATGACCAGCTGCACTTTTACGCCCATCTGGGCTACCGGCTGGGTGAGCCAGTGCAGGGCCTGGTCTTCACCAGCCGGCGACTGCCTGCCACCCTGCTCAATGCCTTCCCCAGGACCCCCTTTCCCCGGTCACCCTGCAAGGCCCCTAGCCTGACTGCCCAAGCTGCCCCAAAAGTCCCCAAGGGCTCATCGTTGctgccaccccctcccctgcctgAACCCCCGACCACCTTACCCCCACCTCCAACAGGGCCCCCTCCACAAAGTCCCCTAGAGACACAATACCAAGACCTGAGAGGACGCCCCATATTCTGGATGGAGAAAGACATCTGA
- the NAA80 gene encoding N-alpha-acetyltransferase 80 isoform X1: protein MQEMTLAPSLTQLGLDPTCRRELTLSPDRGMLIHSLDPVHQVGPILSTRPAQLTLNPACQPEVTLRSNLAKPTLDPAHQPELTLSPRLAELTLVFTCHPEMTLSSGSAQLILDPARQPEETPVPNLVELTLEPVHCRPELLDACADLINEQWPRSRASRLHSLGQSSDAFPLCLMLLSPRPTSEAAPIVVGHARLSRVLDRPQSLLVETVVVARALRGRGFGRRLMEGLEAFARARGFCRLHLTTHDQLHFYAHLGYRLGEPVQGLVFTSRRLPATLLNAFPRTPFPRSPCKAPSLTAQAAPKVPKGSSLLPPPPLPEPPTTLPPPPTGPPPQSPLETQYQDLRGRPIFWMEKDI from the exons ATGCAG GAGATGACCCTGGCTCCCAGCCTGACTCAGCTGGGCCTGGATCCTACATGTAGGCGAGAACTGACTCTGAGCCCTGACCGAGGCATGCTGATCCATAGCCTAGACCCTGTGCACCAGGTGGGGCCGATCCTGAGTACCCGCCCAGCCCAACTGACTCTGAATCCTGCATGCCAGCCAGAGGTGACCCTGAGATCCAACCTGGCCAAGCCGACCCTGGATCCTGCACACCAGCCAGAGCTGACCCTGAGCCCCAGGCTAGCTGAGCTGACCCTGGTTTTCACATGCCATCCAGAGATGACCCTCAGTTCTGGCTCAGCTCAGCTGATCCTGGATCCTGCACGCCAGCCAGAGGAGACCCCAGTCCCCAACCTGGTTGAGctgaccctggagcctgtgcactGCCGACCCGAGCTCCTGGATGCCTGTGCCGACCTCATCAACGAGCAGTGGCCCCGCAGCCGCGCCTCCCGCCTCCACTCCTTGGGCCAGTCCTCAGACGCCTTTCCTCTCTGCTTGATGCTGCTAAGCCCCCGACCCACATCAGAGGCAGCCCCCATTGTGGTGGGCCATGCCCGCCTGTCCCGGGTGCTGGACCGGCCCCAGAGCCTGCTAGTGGAGACCGTGGTGGTGGCCCGGGCACTGAGGGGCCGTGGCTTTGGCCGCCGTCTCATGGAGGGCCTTGAAGCCTTTGCTCGGGCCCGGGGCTTCTGCCGGCTACACCTCACCACCCATGACCAGCTGCACTTTTACGCCCATCTGGGCTACCGGCTGGGTGAGCCAGTGCAGGGCCTGGTCTTCACCAGCCGGCGACTGCCTGCCACCCTGCTCAATGCCTTCCCCAGGACCCCCTTTCCCCGGTCACCCTGCAAGGCCCCTAGCCTGACTGCCCAAGCTGCCCCAAAAGTCCCCAAGGGCTCATCGTTGctgccaccccctcccctgcctgAACCCCCGACCACCTTACCCCCACCTCCAACAGGGCCCCCTCCACAAAGTCCCCTAGAGACACAATACCAAGACCTGAGAGGACGCCCCATATTCTGGATGGAGAAAGACATCTGA
- the HYAL1 gene encoding hyaluronidase-1 isoform X2, with protein MRPFSPEVSLHLPWAMAAHLLPVCTFFLNLLSMTQGSWDPVVPNQPFTTIWNANTEWCMKKHGVDVDISIFDVVTNPGQTFRGPNMTIFYSSQLGTYPYYTSAGEPVFGGLPQNASLNAHLAHTFQDILAAIPESHFSGLAVIDWEAWRPRWAFNWDTKDIYRQRSRALVQKQHPDWPAPRVEAAAQDQFEGAAEEWMAGTLKLGQALRPQGLWGFYNFPECYNYDFKSPNYTGQCPQNIRAQNDQLGWLWSQSRALYPSIYLPAALEGTKKAQMYVQHRVAEAFRVAAGAGDPKLLVLPYTQIFYDMTDHFLPPEELEHTLGESAAQGAAGVVLWVSWANTRTKPWLARRRVLQCPRWTHVWPWCP; from the exons ATGAGGCCTTTCAGCCCTGAG GTTTCCCTACACCTGCCCTGGGCCATGGCAGCCCACTTGCTTCCTGTCTGCACCTTCTTCCTGAACTTGCTCAGCATGACCCAAGGTTCCTGGGACCCTGTGGTACCCAACCAGCCATTCACCACCATCTGGAACGCTAACACCGAGTGGTGTATGAAGAAACACGGCGTGGACGTGGACATCAGTATCTTTGATGTGGTGACCAACCCGGGGCAGACCTTCCGCGGCCCTAACATGACCATTTTCTACAGCTCCCAGCTGGGTACCTACCCTTACTATACATCTGCTGGGGAGCCTGTGTTTGGTGGCCTGCCCCAGAATGCCAGCCTGAATGCCCATCTGGCCCACACATTCCAGGACATCCTGGCTGCCATACCTGAGTCTCACTTCTCAGGGCTGGCAGTCATTGACTGGGAGGCATGGCGCCCACGCTGGGCCTTCAACTGGGACACCAAGGATATTTACCGGCAGCGCTCACGGGCACTGGTACAGAAGCAGCACCCAGACTGGCCAGCTCCTCGGGTGGAGGCTGCAGCTCAGGACCAGTTCGAGGGGGCTGCAGAGGAATGGATGGCGGGCACCCTCAAGCTGGGACAAGCACTGCGGCCTCAGGGCCTCTGGGGCTTCTATAACTTCCCTGAGTGCTACAACTATGACTTTAAAAGTCCCAACTATACCGGCCAGTGTCCACAAAACATCCGTGCCCAGAATGACCAGCTCGGGTGGCTGTGGAGCCAGAGCCGTGCCCTCTACCCCAGCATCTACCTGCCCGCAGCACTGGAGGGCACGAAGAAGGCACAGATGTACGTGCAGCACCGTGTGGCTGAGGCATTCCGTGTGGCGGCAGGTGCTGGGGACCCCAAGCTGCTGGTGCTGCCCTACACGCAGATCTTCTACGACATGACTGACCACTTTCTGCCCCCG GAGGAGCTGGAACACACCCTGGGGGAGAGTGCAGCCCAGGGGGCAGCGGGAGTGGTGCTCTGGGTGAGCTGGGCGAACACAAGAACCAAG CCTTGGCTGGCCAGGAGGCGAGTGCTTCAGTGTCCTAGGTGGACCCATGTATGGCCATGGTGTCCCTGA
- the HYAL1 gene encoding hyaluronidase-1 isoform X1 produces MRPFSPEVSLHLPWAMAAHLLPVCTFFLNLLSMTQGSWDPVVPNQPFTTIWNANTEWCMKKHGVDVDISIFDVVTNPGQTFRGPNMTIFYSSQLGTYPYYTSAGEPVFGGLPQNASLNAHLAHTFQDILAAIPESHFSGLAVIDWEAWRPRWAFNWDTKDIYRQRSRALVQKQHPDWPAPRVEAAAQDQFEGAAEEWMAGTLKLGQALRPQGLWGFYNFPECYNYDFKSPNYTGQCPQNIRAQNDQLGWLWSQSRALYPSIYLPAALEGTKKAQMYVQHRVAEAFRVAAGAGDPKLLVLPYTQIFYDMTDHFLPPEELEHTLGESAAQGAAGVVLWVSWANTRTKESCQAIKKYVDTTLGPSILNVTSGARLCSQVLCSGHGRCARCPSYPKARLILNSTGFSIKPTPGGRPMTLRGALSLEDRLRMAVEFECRCYRGWRGTRCEQWGMR; encoded by the exons ATGAGGCCTTTCAGCCCTGAG GTTTCCCTACACCTGCCCTGGGCCATGGCAGCCCACTTGCTTCCTGTCTGCACCTTCTTCCTGAACTTGCTCAGCATGACCCAAGGTTCCTGGGACCCTGTGGTACCCAACCAGCCATTCACCACCATCTGGAACGCTAACACCGAGTGGTGTATGAAGAAACACGGCGTGGACGTGGACATCAGTATCTTTGATGTGGTGACCAACCCGGGGCAGACCTTCCGCGGCCCTAACATGACCATTTTCTACAGCTCCCAGCTGGGTACCTACCCTTACTATACATCTGCTGGGGAGCCTGTGTTTGGTGGCCTGCCCCAGAATGCCAGCCTGAATGCCCATCTGGCCCACACATTCCAGGACATCCTGGCTGCCATACCTGAGTCTCACTTCTCAGGGCTGGCAGTCATTGACTGGGAGGCATGGCGCCCACGCTGGGCCTTCAACTGGGACACCAAGGATATTTACCGGCAGCGCTCACGGGCACTGGTACAGAAGCAGCACCCAGACTGGCCAGCTCCTCGGGTGGAGGCTGCAGCTCAGGACCAGTTCGAGGGGGCTGCAGAGGAATGGATGGCGGGCACCCTCAAGCTGGGACAAGCACTGCGGCCTCAGGGCCTCTGGGGCTTCTATAACTTCCCTGAGTGCTACAACTATGACTTTAAAAGTCCCAACTATACCGGCCAGTGTCCACAAAACATCCGTGCCCAGAATGACCAGCTCGGGTGGCTGTGGAGCCAGAGCCGTGCCCTCTACCCCAGCATCTACCTGCCCGCAGCACTGGAGGGCACGAAGAAGGCACAGATGTACGTGCAGCACCGTGTGGCTGAGGCATTCCGTGTGGCGGCAGGTGCTGGGGACCCCAAGCTGCTGGTGCTGCCCTACACGCAGATCTTCTACGACATGACTGACCACTTTCTGCCCCCG GAGGAGCTGGAACACACCCTGGGGGAGAGTGCAGCCCAGGGGGCAGCGGGAGTGGTGCTCTGGGTGAGCTGGGCGAACACAAGAACCAAG GAATCATGCCAGGCCATCAAGAAGTATGTGGACACGACGCTGGGACCCTCCATCCTGAATGTGACCAGCGGGGCTCGTCTGTGCAGTCAGGTCCTATGCTCCGGCCATGGCCGTTGTGCCCGGTGCCCCAGTTACCCCAAGGCCCGCCTCATCCTCAACTCCACCGGTTTTTCCATCAAGCCCACGCCTGGTGGTAGGCCCATGACCCTACGAGGTGCCCTCTCACTTGAGGATCGGTTGCGGATGGCGGTGGAGTTCGAATGTCGCTGCTATCGAGGGTGGCGGGGGACACGGTGTGAGCAGTGGGGCATGCGGTGA
- the NAA80 gene encoding N-alpha-acetyltransferase 80 isoform X2 has protein sequence MRELTLSPDRGMLIHSLDPVHQVGPILSTRPAQLTLNPACQPEVTLRSNLAKPTLDPAHQPELTLSPRLAELTLVFTCHPEMTLSSGSAQLILDPARQPEETPVPNLVELTLEPVHCRPELLDACADLINEQWPRSRASRLHSLGQSSDAFPLCLMLLSPRPTSEAAPIVVGHARLSRVLDRPQSLLVETVVVARALRGRGFGRRLMEGLEAFARARGFCRLHLTTHDQLHFYAHLGYRLGEPVQGLVFTSRRLPATLLNAFPRTPFPRSPCKAPSLTAQAAPKVPKGSSLLPPPPLPEPPTTLPPPPTGPPPQSPLETQYQDLRGRPIFWMEKDI, from the exons AT GCGAGAACTGACTCTGAGCCCTGACCGAGGCATGCTGATCCATAGCCTAGACCCTGTGCACCAGGTGGGGCCGATCCTGAGTACCCGCCCAGCCCAACTGACTCTGAATCCTGCATGCCAGCCAGAGGTGACCCTGAGATCCAACCTGGCCAAGCCGACCCTGGATCCTGCACACCAGCCAGAGCTGACCCTGAGCCCCAGGCTAGCTGAGCTGACCCTGGTTTTCACATGCCATCCAGAGATGACCCTCAGTTCTGGCTCAGCTCAGCTGATCCTGGATCCTGCACGCCAGCCAGAGGAGACCCCAGTCCCCAACCTGGTTGAGctgaccctggagcctgtgcactGCCGACCCGAGCTCCTGGATGCCTGTGCCGACCTCATCAACGAGCAGTGGCCCCGCAGCCGCGCCTCCCGCCTCCACTCCTTGGGCCAGTCCTCAGACGCCTTTCCTCTCTGCTTGATGCTGCTAAGCCCCCGACCCACATCAGAGGCAGCCCCCATTGTGGTGGGCCATGCCCGCCTGTCCCGGGTGCTGGACCGGCCCCAGAGCCTGCTAGTGGAGACCGTGGTGGTGGCCCGGGCACTGAGGGGCCGTGGCTTTGGCCGCCGTCTCATGGAGGGCCTTGAAGCCTTTGCTCGGGCCCGGGGCTTCTGCCGGCTACACCTCACCACCCATGACCAGCTGCACTTTTACGCCCATCTGGGCTACCGGCTGGGTGAGCCAGTGCAGGGCCTGGTCTTCACCAGCCGGCGACTGCCTGCCACCCTGCTCAATGCCTTCCCCAGGACCCCCTTTCCCCGGTCACCCTGCAAGGCCCCTAGCCTGACTGCCCAAGCTGCCCCAAAAGTCCCCAAGGGCTCATCGTTGctgccaccccctcccctgcctgAACCCCCGACCACCTTACCCCCACCTCCAACAGGGCCCCCTCCACAAAGTCCCCTAGAGACACAATACCAAGACCTGAGAGGACGCCCCATATTCTGGATGGAGAAAGACATCTGA